Proteins encoded within one genomic window of Oncorhynchus tshawytscha isolate Ot180627B linkage group LG02, Otsh_v2.0, whole genome shotgun sequence:
- the LOC112264137 gene encoding uncharacterized protein LOC112264137 isoform X2, producing MSDRDRQQYTASCGDMMSLLRSLLLFYFSFNELTTVAAFVKLECEEEYHGVYGQQSLLECNVKAVQNVTILTVTWKRVGGDAPLLEYHKHVNASTLGFKFAEPSWNKDNMNVSLLLTNTKMADKGEYECMVRTDSGDATATVSLSVTAMYKSPTMSSSPENCIKQNTDVTIFCNSTGGHQKGLIWWFDEFGTNCTGSAELVAKKTDDTLFSLSSKLTVLKATYSGSTNYSCTVHNTNGVQEGKASFEIPFVCSAGSKDDFASDSTTQWLAPVGFIGSLVIGLLAALLIFKRRSVQRARRQSTFPLMSLNSDSTQDQHSSL from the exons atgtcagacagagacagacagcagtacaCAGCCAGCTGTGGTGATATGATGTCACTGCTGAGGAGTTTGCTCTTGTTCTACTTCTCATTCAATGAATTGACCACAGTAGCAG CATTTGTCAAACTGGAGTGTGAAGAAGAATACCATGGGGTTTATGGTCAGCAGTCATTGCTGGAGTGTAATGTCAAAGCTGTTCAGAACGTGACCATCTTGACAGTGACCTGGAAGAGGGTGGGAGGTGATGCACCTTTGTTGGAATACCATAAACATGTAAATGCCTCAACCCTTGGGTTTAAATTTGCTGAGCCATCCTGGAACAAGGATAATATGAATGTGTCCTTGTTGTTGACAAATACCAAGATGGCCGACAAGGGGGAGTATGAATGCATGGTGAGAACAGACAGTGGTGATGCTACAGCTACAGTCAGCCTCAGTGTCACAG CTATGTACAAATCACCAACCATGAGTTCCAGTCCTGAGAACTGCATAAAACAGAACACAGATGTGACCATTTTCTGCAACTCTACAGGCGGGCACCAGAAAGGTTTGATCTGGTGGTTTGACGAGTTTGGCACGAACTGCACAGGCAGTGCTGAACTCGTGGCCAAAAAGACAGACGACACACTGTTTAGCCTCTCCAGTAAACTGACAGTTCTGAAGGCTACATACAGTGGTTCCACAAACTACTCATGCACAGTGCACAACACCAATGGAGTCCAGGAGGGGAAGGCATCATTTGAGATCCCGTTTGTATGTTCAGCAG GTTCAAAAGATGATTTTGCTTCTGACTCCACTACCCAGTGGCTTGCCCCAGTTGGGTTCATAGGATCTCTGGTCATTGGACTCCTTGCTGCGCTGCTGATATTTAAGAGGCGCTCTGTCCAAC GGGCTCGAAGGCAGTCCACCTTCCCATTAATGA
- the LOC112264137 gene encoding uncharacterized protein LOC112264137 isoform X1: protein MSDRDRQQYTASCGDMMSLLRSLLLFYFSFNELTTVAAFVKLECEEEYHGVYGQQSLLECNVKAVQNVTILTVTWKRVGGDAPLLEYHKHVNASTLGFKFAEPSWNKDNMNVSLLLTNTKMADKGEYECMVRTDSGDATATVSLSVTAMYKSPTMSSSPENCIKQNTDVTIFCNSTGGHQKGLIWWFDEFGTNCTGSAELVAKKTDDTLFSLSSKLTVLKATYSGSTNYSCTVHNTNGVQEGKASFEIPFVCSAGSKDDFASDSTTQWLAPVGFIGSLVIGLLAALLIFKRRSVQRARRQSTFPLMSHNGHPNDRHHDDEAEGNAILTV from the exons atgtcagacagagacagacagcagtacaCAGCCAGCTGTGGTGATATGATGTCACTGCTGAGGAGTTTGCTCTTGTTCTACTTCTCATTCAATGAATTGACCACAGTAGCAG CATTTGTCAAACTGGAGTGTGAAGAAGAATACCATGGGGTTTATGGTCAGCAGTCATTGCTGGAGTGTAATGTCAAAGCTGTTCAGAACGTGACCATCTTGACAGTGACCTGGAAGAGGGTGGGAGGTGATGCACCTTTGTTGGAATACCATAAACATGTAAATGCCTCAACCCTTGGGTTTAAATTTGCTGAGCCATCCTGGAACAAGGATAATATGAATGTGTCCTTGTTGTTGACAAATACCAAGATGGCCGACAAGGGGGAGTATGAATGCATGGTGAGAACAGACAGTGGTGATGCTACAGCTACAGTCAGCCTCAGTGTCACAG CTATGTACAAATCACCAACCATGAGTTCCAGTCCTGAGAACTGCATAAAACAGAACACAGATGTGACCATTTTCTGCAACTCTACAGGCGGGCACCAGAAAGGTTTGATCTGGTGGTTTGACGAGTTTGGCACGAACTGCACAGGCAGTGCTGAACTCGTGGCCAAAAAGACAGACGACACACTGTTTAGCCTCTCCAGTAAACTGACAGTTCTGAAGGCTACATACAGTGGTTCCACAAACTACTCATGCACAGTGCACAACACCAATGGAGTCCAGGAGGGGAAGGCATCATTTGAGATCCCGTTTGTATGTTCAGCAG GTTCAAAAGATGATTTTGCTTCTGACTCCACTACCCAGTGGCTTGCCCCAGTTGGGTTCATAGGATCTCTGGTCATTGGACTCCTTGCTGCGCTGCTGATATTTAAGAGGCGCTCTGTCCAAC GGGCTCGAAGGCAGTCCACCTTCCCATTAATGA
- the LOC112222318 gene encoding uncharacterized protein LOC112222318 isoform X2: MTSATSLLFFAIHLAYISTGNSSESFVKLECKTEYHGVYGQQLILGCIVKTVVDVVDVTIITVTWKRMGAAAKADANLLEYHKEKRELTPGFKFAEPSWNKTNMNVSLLLTNTKMADKGEYECMVTTDVGIATATISLSVTAKYKTPTMSSLPETNIKENTDVTIFCNSTGGHQTGLIWWFDEFGSNWTRSAELVAKEMDNGLFSLSSKFTVLKATSSYTNYTCKVLNVNGAEEGVASFGIQFASRDLGIKSDHLDIVSTTKWLAPVAVIGSLIIGLLAALLFFKRRSAQRGHQPIPGMINMLRQEV, encoded by the exons ATGACTTCAGCTACCTCCTTGCTGTTTTTTGCGATCCATTTAGCCTATATCAGCACTGGAAATTCCTCTGAGT CATTTGTCAAACTGGAGTGTAAAACAGAATACCATGGGGTTTATGGTCAGCAGTTAATTCTAGGGTGCATTGTCAAAActgtggtggatgtggtggatgTGACCATCATAACGGTGACCTGGAAGAGAATGGGAGCTGCTGCTAAAGCTGATGCTAATTTGTTGGAATACCATAAAGAGAAAAGGGAGCTAACCCCTGGGTTTAAATTTGCTGAGCCATCCTGGAACAAGACGAATATGAATGTGTCCTTGTTGTTGACAAATACCAAGATGGCCGACAAGGGGGAGTATGAATGCATGGTGACCACAGATGTTGGGATTGCCACAGCTACAATCAGCCTCAGTGTCACAG ctaaGTACAAGACTCCAACCATGAGCTCCCTCCCTGAGACCAACATCAAAGAGAACACAGATGTGACCATTTTCTGCAACTCTACAGGCGGGCACCAGACAGGGTTGATCTGGTGGTTTGACGAGTTCGGCAGCAATTGGACGCGCAGTGCTGAACTGGTGGCCAAAGAGATGGACAATGGACTGTTCAGCCTCTCCAGTAAATTCACAGTGCTGAAGGCCACATCCAGTTACACAAACTACACGTGCAAAGTGCTCAATGTCAATGGTGCCGAGGAGGGGGTGGCATCATTTGGGATCCAGTTTGCGTCGCGAGACTTAG GTATTAAAAGTGACCACTTGGATATTGTCTCCACCACCAAATGGCTAGCCCCGGTTGCAGTCATAGGCTCTCTGATCATTGGACTCCTTGCTGCACTGCTGTTCTTTAAGAGGCGCTCTGCCCAAC GTGGCCACCAACCGATACCAGGCATGATCAATATGTTGAGGCAGGAG GTCTAA
- the LOC112222318 gene encoding uncharacterized protein LOC112222318 isoform X1: protein MTSATSLLFFAIHLAYISTGNSSESFVKLECKTEYHGVYGQQLILGCIVKTVVDVVDVTIITVTWKRMGAAAKADANLLEYHKEKRELTPGFKFAEPSWNKTNMNVSLLLTNTKMADKGEYECMVTTDVGIATATISLSVTAKYKTPTMSSLPETNIKENTDVTIFCNSTGGHQTGLIWWFDEFGSNWTRSAELVAKEMDNGLFSLSSKFTVLKATSSYTNYTCKVLNVNGAEEGVASFGIQFASRDLGIKSDHLDIVSTTKWLAPVAVIGSLIIGLLAALLFFKRRSAQRARRQSTFPLMSGHQPIPGMINMLRQEV from the exons ATGACTTCAGCTACCTCCTTGCTGTTTTTTGCGATCCATTTAGCCTATATCAGCACTGGAAATTCCTCTGAGT CATTTGTCAAACTGGAGTGTAAAACAGAATACCATGGGGTTTATGGTCAGCAGTTAATTCTAGGGTGCATTGTCAAAActgtggtggatgtggtggatgTGACCATCATAACGGTGACCTGGAAGAGAATGGGAGCTGCTGCTAAAGCTGATGCTAATTTGTTGGAATACCATAAAGAGAAAAGGGAGCTAACCCCTGGGTTTAAATTTGCTGAGCCATCCTGGAACAAGACGAATATGAATGTGTCCTTGTTGTTGACAAATACCAAGATGGCCGACAAGGGGGAGTATGAATGCATGGTGACCACAGATGTTGGGATTGCCACAGCTACAATCAGCCTCAGTGTCACAG ctaaGTACAAGACTCCAACCATGAGCTCCCTCCCTGAGACCAACATCAAAGAGAACACAGATGTGACCATTTTCTGCAACTCTACAGGCGGGCACCAGACAGGGTTGATCTGGTGGTTTGACGAGTTCGGCAGCAATTGGACGCGCAGTGCTGAACTGGTGGCCAAAGAGATGGACAATGGACTGTTCAGCCTCTCCAGTAAATTCACAGTGCTGAAGGCCACATCCAGTTACACAAACTACACGTGCAAAGTGCTCAATGTCAATGGTGCCGAGGAGGGGGTGGCATCATTTGGGATCCAGTTTGCGTCGCGAGACTTAG GTATTAAAAGTGACCACTTGGATATTGTCTCCACCACCAAATGGCTAGCCCCGGTTGCAGTCATAGGCTCTCTGATCATTGGACTCCTTGCTGCACTGCTGTTCTTTAAGAGGCGCTCTGCCCAAC GAGCTCGAAGGCAGTCCACCTTCCCATTAATGA GTGGCCACCAACCGATACCAGGCATGATCAATATGTTGAGGCAGGAG GTCTAA